A genome region from Triticum aestivum cultivar Chinese Spring chromosome 2B, IWGSC CS RefSeq v2.1, whole genome shotgun sequence includes the following:
- the LOC123042836 gene encoding uncharacterized protein produces MADEQYYAEPPEAPHGLLLAMALGLLVAWPLFVGHGGAPVTYAIADGIAELLGPVGLLLLPIGLLLLISLQSSYRRHDVFAFGGSPDAVHHVGESAIGVALMLVLVLVLLYYRSVLFRGGGDGDE; encoded by the coding sequence ATGGCGGACGAGCAGTACTACGCTGAACCGCCAGAGGCGCCACACGGGCTGCTGCTGGCGATGGCGTTGGGGCTGCTGGTTGCCTGGCCGCTTTTCGTGGGTCACGGGGGTGCGCCGGTAACCTATGCCATCGCCGATGGCATCGCCGAGCTGCTCGGCCCCGTGGGCCTACTCCTCCTCCCTATcgggctcctcctcctcatcagccTCCAATCCTCCTACCGCCGCCATGACGTGTTCGCGTTCGGCGGCTCGCCCGATGCTGTGCACCACGTTGGGGAATCCGCCATCGGCGTGGCGCTCATGCtggtcctcgtcctcgtccttctCTACTACCGGTCCGTGCTCTTCCGCGGCGGCGGAGACGGTGACGAGTAG